One Senegalia massiliensis DNA window includes the following coding sequences:
- a CDS encoding DUF116 domain-containing protein: protein MNEEKSYIKVLLYIMLATLFILILSLWIGFSENITLVKISMLIFGSIFLFILISVLTIIILSKKLFQNNNLSNIQAKILYYSISFFYPLLIFTAKVTKVDKNKIRLMYTNINNLLIKTKNIKIKKENLLILLPHCIQNSKCQFKITNDINNCRKCGKCDVDEILRLKEKYDINVVVATGGTLARKWIMDVKPKAIVAVACERDLSSGISDMKGLPVLGVLNDRPNGPCIDTRVSIDKLEEAIKFFIGE from the coding sequence TTGAATGAAGAAAAGAGTTATATAAAAGTACTTTTATATATAATGTTAGCAACATTATTTATATTAATTCTATCATTATGGATTGGATTTAGTGAAAATATTACTTTAGTTAAAATATCAATGTTAATTTTTGGTTCAATATTTTTATTTATATTAATTAGTGTATTAACCATAATAATATTATCAAAAAAATTATTTCAAAATAATAATTTAAGTAATATTCAAGCAAAAATTCTATACTATTCCATATCATTTTTTTATCCACTATTAATATTTACAGCAAAAGTTACAAAGGTAGATAAAAATAAAATTAGATTAATGTATACTAATATAAATAATTTGCTTATTAAAACAAAAAACATAAAAATAAAAAAAGAAAATTTGTTAATATTATTACCACATTGTATTCAAAATTCTAAATGTCAATTTAAAATAACTAATGATATAAATAATTGCAGAAAATGCGGCAAATGTGATGTAGATGAAATACTTAGATTAAAAGAAAAATATGATATTAATGTTGTAGTTGCTACAGGAGGAACATTAGCTAGAAAATGGATTATGGATGTAAAGCCTAAAGCTATAGTAGCAGTAGCTTGTGAGAGAGATTTATCTAGTGGGATAAGTGATATGAAAGGATTACCAGTATTAGGTGTGCTTAATGATAGACCTAATGGTCCCTGTATAGATACAAGAGTAAGTATAGATAAACTAGAAGAGGCTATAAAATTTTTTATAGGTGAATAA
- the coaBC gene encoding bifunctional phosphopantothenoylcysteine decarboxylase/phosphopantothenate--cysteine ligase CoaBC, giving the protein MNLLKNNIEVMKLLDGKNVVLGVTGGIAVYKACDIVSRLRKLKANVDVIMTNSATKFVSPLTFSSMSQNPVTDSMFKEPQQWDIEHISLAQKADVFLVAPATANIIGKIANGIADDMLSTTIMATKAKVIFAPAMNTGMYLNPIFQENMEKLKKLGYEFISPGEGRLACGDVGPGKLADPQKIVQYVNNYLNFNKDLVGKKILVTAGPTIESIDPVRYLTNHSSGKMGYKIAAMAEKRGADVVLISGPTHLDKPKNVKVIDVISTKDMYEQVLKYFDESDILIKSAAPSDYRPVRYSDSKLKKSNEDLEIKFVRNPDILKKCGEIKKEQKIIGFAAESNDLEKYALEKLKKKNLDMIVANDISKKESGFKSDNNKVILFKNNGSKVEYPLMRKEDLANIILDNIN; this is encoded by the coding sequence ATGAATTTACTAAAGAATAATATAGAGGTGATGAAATTGTTAGACGGTAAAAATGTTGTGTTAGGGGTTACAGGTGGAATAGCTGTATATAAAGCTTGTGATATTGTAAGTAGATTAAGAAAATTAAAAGCTAATGTAGATGTAATAATGACAAATTCAGCTACAAAATTTGTATCACCTTTAACTTTTTCATCTATGAGTCAAAATCCTGTCACAGATAGTATGTTTAAAGAACCACAACAATGGGATATAGAACATATCAGTTTGGCACAAAAAGCAGATGTGTTTTTAGTAGCTCCAGCAACAGCTAATATAATTGGAAAAATTGCAAATGGAATAGCAGATGATATGTTATCAACTACTATAATGGCTACAAAGGCTAAAGTCATATTTGCACCAGCTATGAATACAGGTATGTATCTAAATCCTATCTTTCAAGAAAACATGGAAAAGTTGAAGAAGTTAGGATATGAATTTATATCTCCAGGTGAAGGTAGACTTGCTTGTGGAGATGTTGGTCCAGGTAAACTTGCTGATCCTCAAAAAATAGTACAGTATGTTAATAATTACTTAAATTTCAATAAAGATTTAGTTGGTAAAAAAATTCTTGTTACAGCAGGTCCAACTATTGAGTCTATAGATCCAGTAAGATATCTTACTAATCACTCTAGTGGAAAGATGGGGTATAAAATAGCAGCAATGGCAGAAAAAAGAGGTGCAGATGTAGTTCTTATTAGTGGGCCTACACACTTAGACAAACCTAAAAATGTGAAAGTGATAGATGTTATATCTACTAAAGACATGTATGAACAAGTGCTAAAATACTTTGATGAGAGTGATATATTAATAAAGTCAGCTGCTCCTTCTGATTATAGACCAGTTAGATATAGTGATAGTAAATTGAAAAAATCTAATGAAGATTTGGAGATAAAGTTTGTTAGGAATCCAGATATTTTGAAAAAATGTGGTGAAATTAAAAAAGAACAAAAAATTATAGGTTTTGCTGCTGAATCTAATGATTTAGAAAAATATGCTTTAGAAAAACTTAAAAAGAAAAATTTAGATATGATTGTTGCAAATGATATATCTAAAAAAGAATCTGGGTTTAAATCAGATAACAATAAGGTTATATTGTTTAAAAATAATGGTTCTAAAGTTGAATATCCTTTGATGAGAAAAGAAGATTTAGCAAATATAATATTAGATAATATTAATTAA
- the rlmN gene encoding 23S rRNA (adenine(2503)-C(2))-methyltransferase RlmN produces the protein MEKIDLKSLNLSELESIIDTLDEKKFRAMQLFKWIHEKNANNIDEITVFSKKLKEKMSKEYYIGNINIFKKFKSNVDNTIKYLFVLEDGNIIESVRMKYKHGNSLCLSTQVGCKMGCEFCASTKQGLIRNLSVSEILDQVYKIKKDISEEISNIVLMGTGEPLDNYDNVIDFMKIINNKDGLNLSMRSITLSTCGLVEQIYKLSEENIPITLSISLHSAFDNDRKKIMPIANKYSIDEVIDASKYYIKKTNRRVTFEYTLIKDINDKEIDANKLSDLLSGMLAHVNIIPLNPIKESSLETSNYAEHFLKLLTKRGVKATIRREMGSDINAACGQLRNDILNLD, from the coding sequence TTGGAAAAAATAGATTTAAAGTCTTTAAATTTAAGTGAGTTAGAGAGTATAATAGATACTTTAGATGAAAAAAAATTTAGAGCAATGCAATTATTTAAGTGGATACATGAAAAAAATGCAAACAATATAGATGAAATAACAGTTTTTTCTAAAAAATTAAAAGAAAAAATGTCAAAAGAATATTATATTGGAAATATAAATATATTCAAAAAGTTTAAATCTAATGTTGATAACACTATAAAATACTTGTTTGTTTTAGAAGATGGAAATATAATTGAAAGTGTAAGAATGAAGTATAAACATGGAAACTCACTTTGTTTGTCTACTCAAGTAGGGTGTAAAATGGGATGTGAATTTTGTGCTTCTACTAAGCAAGGTCTAATAAGAAATTTAAGTGTATCTGAAATATTAGATCAAGTTTATAAAATAAAAAAAGATATTTCTGAAGAAATTAGTAATATTGTTCTTATGGGGACAGGCGAACCACTAGATAATTATGATAATGTAATTGATTTTATGAAAATTATTAATAATAAAGATGGTCTAAATTTAAGCATGAGAAGTATAACATTATCAACTTGCGGATTGGTAGAACAAATTTATAAATTATCAGAAGAAAATATACCTATAACATTATCTATATCACTCCATTCTGCATTTGATAATGATAGAAAGAAAATAATGCCTATAGCTAATAAATATAGTATTGATGAAGTTATAGATGCTAGTAAATATTATATAAAAAAGACTAATAGAAGAGTTACATTTGAATATACTTTGATTAAAGATATAAATGATAAAGAAATTGATGCAAATAAACTTTCGGACTTATTAAGTGGAATGCTTGCACATGTTAATATTATTCCACTAAATCCTATAAAAGAAAGTAGTTTAGAAACTTCAAACTATGCAGAACACTTCTTAAAGTTATTAACTAAAAGAGGGGTAAAAGCAACTATTAGACGAGAAATGGGTTCTGATATTAATGCTGCTTGTGGTCAACTAAGAAATGATATATTAAATCTTGATTAG
- the priA gene encoding primosomal protein N': MDLYAEIIVDNNSTQTDILYTYRIPIEFQDNLKIGMRVIVPFGMGNMLLQGLVIKMKNTISFNKNKLKDIVEIVDKEPILSSNLIELGLWMRREYLAQYIEVFKTIMPTGITKKVKQYIYVVDENINITNIKSKNQKKIIKFLFDNNGIEFEELKKALEISNINSSLKSLKSKNIIKVENKIEQDINKKYEKVVVKLFKNLDIPKILKGLNKLAKKQKEVILFLKDYKEIKLKDLTNLVGSSYSTIRSLESKNLISIIDKESPRQVLDKNYKKTENMELNKEQTECYNRINNSISNEKSKKFLIHGVTGSGKTEVYIQLIENVIKKQKQAIVLIPEISLTPQTVERFVSRFGNNVAVLHSGLSLGERYDEWRKIKENKVDIVIGARSAIFAPFKNLGIIIIDEEHENSYKSSINPKYDTIKVAEKRSELENAILVLGSATPSINTYYLAEMGKYELLQMNKRANKQEMPNVDVIDMREELENGNKTIFSNRLYNDIITNLKDERQIILFLNRRGFSTFISCRECGYVEKCPSCDVSLTFHKKENWLKCHYCGFAKKPVEVCPKCESKYIRYFGIGTQKVEEMVKKTFENINVERMDIDTTSKKNSHEEILDRFKNKEIDILIGTQMISKGLDFPNVLLVGVIAADLTLNLPDYRASERTFQLLTQVAGRSGRGERKGNVVVQTYDPNHYSIIYARSHDYIGFYKEEIKLRKIFNYPPYVNIISIVFSGLDVRELEKITKYISDAIIKNIRYKNKDFDVSNNISKPMPSPIPKIKNKYRWQMIIKSSDKELKVIKNIIYWVCIKNKYNIPIDKVKISIDINPNSIM, from the coding sequence TTGGATTTGTATGCAGAAATAATAGTAGATAATAATAGTACTCAAACAGATATCCTTTATACTTACAGAATACCAATAGAATTTCAAGACAATTTAAAGATTGGTATGAGAGTTATAGTGCCTTTTGGGATGGGGAATATGTTATTACAAGGACTTGTAATAAAGATGAAAAATACAATATCTTTTAATAAAAATAAATTAAAAGATATTGTAGAAATTGTTGATAAAGAACCTATTCTTTCTTCTAATCTTATAGAATTGGGTTTGTGGATGAGAAGAGAATATTTAGCTCAATATATTGAAGTTTTTAAAACTATAATGCCTACAGGTATAACTAAAAAAGTAAAACAATATATTTATGTTGTTGATGAAAATATAAACATAACAAATATTAAATCTAAAAATCAAAAGAAAATTATAAAATTTTTATTTGATAATAATGGTATAGAATTTGAAGAATTAAAGAAAGCACTTGAAATAAGTAATATCAATTCAAGTTTGAAATCATTAAAATCAAAAAATATTATAAAAGTAGAAAATAAAATTGAACAAGATATAAATAAAAAATATGAAAAAGTTGTTGTGAAACTATTTAAAAACTTAGATATTCCTAAGATATTAAAAGGGTTAAATAAATTAGCAAAAAAACAAAAAGAAGTAATTTTATTTCTAAAAGATTATAAAGAAATAAAATTAAAAGATTTAACTAATTTAGTAGGTTCCTCTTATAGTACAATTAGATCATTAGAATCTAAAAATTTAATATCTATTATAGATAAAGAAAGTCCAAGACAAGTTTTAGATAAGAACTATAAAAAAACTGAAAACATGGAATTAAATAAAGAGCAGACTGAATGTTATAATAGAATAAATAATTCTATAAGCAATGAAAAAAGTAAAAAGTTTTTGATACATGGTGTAACAGGAAGTGGTAAAACAGAGGTTTATATACAGCTTATAGAAAATGTAATTAAGAAACAAAAGCAGGCAATAGTATTAATACCAGAGATTTCTTTAACTCCACAAACTGTAGAGAGATTTGTAAGTAGATTTGGCAATAATGTTGCAGTTTTACACAGTGGATTATCTTTAGGAGAAAGATATGATGAATGGAGGAAAATAAAAGAAAATAAGGTTGATATTGTAATTGGAGCTAGATCGGCAATATTTGCACCTTTTAAAAATCTTGGTATAATAATAATAGATGAGGAGCATGAAAATAGTTATAAATCTAGTATTAATCCAAAATATGATACGATTAAAGTAGCAGAAAAAAGATCTGAATTAGAAAATGCAATACTTGTATTAGGTTCAGCTACACCATCTATAAATACTTATTATTTGGCGGAAATGGGCAAATATGAGTTACTCCAAATGAATAAAAGAGCAAATAAACAAGAAATGCCTAATGTAGATGTTATAGATATGAGAGAAGAATTAGAAAATGGAAACAAAACTATTTTTAGTAATAGACTATATAATGATATAATAACTAATTTGAAGGATGAAAGACAAATAATCTTATTTTTAAATAGAAGAGGCTTCTCAACTTTTATATCATGCAGAGAGTGTGGTTATGTTGAAAAATGTCCAAGTTGTGATGTTTCCTTGACTTTTCATAAAAAGGAAAATTGGTTAAAATGTCATTATTGTGGTTTTGCAAAAAAGCCAGTTGAAGTATGTCCTAAGTGTGAAAGTAAGTATATAAGATATTTTGGTATTGGAACACAAAAAGTAGAAGAGATGGTTAAGAAAACATTTGAAAATATAAATGTAGAAAGAATGGATATTGATACCACTAGTAAAAAGAATAGTCATGAAGAAATATTAGATAGATTTAAAAATAAAGAAATAGATATTTTAATAGGAACACAGATGATTTCTAAAGGGCTTGATTTTCCAAATGTTTTATTGGTTGGGGTAATAGCAGCTGATTTAACTTTAAACTTACCTGATTATAGAGCTTCTGAGCGTACATTTCAATTACTTACTCAAGTTGCAGGAAGGTCTGGTAGAGGAGAGAGAAAAGGTAACGTAGTTGTTCAAACCTATGACCCAAATCACTATAGTATAATATATGCTAGAAGTCATGATTATATAGGTTTTTATAAAGAGGAGATAAAATTAAGAAAAATATTTAATTATCCTCCTTATGTAAATATAATTTCAATAGTGTTTTCTGGATTAGATGTAAGAGAATTAGAGAAGATTACAAAATATATCTCAGATGCTATAATAAAAAATATAAGATATAAGAATAAGGATTTTGATGTATCTAATAATATATCAAAACCAATGCCTTCACCTATTCCTAAGATTAAAAATAAATATAGATGGCAGATGATTATAAAGTCAAGTGATAAAGAACTAAAGGTGATAAAAAATATAATCTACTGGGTATGTATAAAAAATAAATATAATATACCAATAGATAAAGTAAAAATAAGTATAGATATAAATCCAAATTCAATAATGTAA
- the fmt gene encoding methionyl-tRNA formyltransferase codes for MNIIFMGTPDLSVPSLEKLYNENHSIDLVITQPDKRKGRGKKLLPTPVKNKANKLDLEVFQPKNVNSLESIERINKLNPDVIVVVAYGQILKEEILSIPKYGCINVHTSLLPKYRGAAPINWAIINGEKETGVTTMIMEKGLDTGDMLLKEKLVIDDELTVGELHDNLMNMGAELIVKTLEKIEDLKPIPQDDNLSSYAPKMDKTIGKIDWAETKEKIKNLVRGTNPFPGSYSYYKGEKFKIYKVDIDEKLYSGKLGQITDVNNEGIFVKVKNGTIIIKEVQFPGKKKIKVSEYIRGNEIEVGTILGE; via the coding sequence ATGAATATAATATTTATGGGTACACCAGATTTGTCTGTGCCATCACTTGAAAAGTTATATAATGAAAATCATTCTATAGATTTGGTAATAACTCAACCTGATAAAAGAAAAGGTAGAGGAAAAAAACTATTACCTACTCCAGTTAAAAATAAAGCTAATAAATTAGATTTAGAAGTTTTTCAACCAAAGAATGTAAATAGTTTAGAATCTATAGAGAGGATAAACAAACTAAACCCAGATGTAATAGTAGTTGTTGCATATGGACAGATACTAAAAGAAGAAATATTAAGCATACCTAAATATGGTTGTATAAATGTTCATACTTCACTTTTACCTAAGTATAGAGGAGCAGCTCCTATTAATTGGGCTATAATTAATGGTGAGAAAGAGACTGGGGTTACAACTATGATTATGGAAAAAGGACTGGATACAGGAGATATGCTTTTAAAAGAAAAACTTGTAATAGATGATGAATTAACTGTAGGAGAGCTTCATGATAATTTGATGAATATGGGAGCAGAATTAATAGTAAAAACATTAGAAAAAATTGAAGATTTAAAACCAATACCTCAAGATGATAATTTATCTTCATATGCTCCTAAGATGGATAAGACAATTGGAAAAATAGATTGGGCTGAAACTAAAGAAAAAATAAAAAATTTAGTGAGGGGAACAAATCCATTTCCAGGTAGTTATAGTTATTATAAAGGAGAGAAGTTTAAAATCTATAAAGTTGATATTGATGAAAAATTATATAGTGGGAAGTTAGGACAAATAACTGATGTGAATAATGAAGGTATATTTGTAAAAGTGAAAAATGGTACTATTATAATAAAAGAAGTTCAATTTCCAGGGAAGAAAAAAATAAAAGTAAGTGAATATATTAGAGGAAATGAAATAGAAGTTGGAACTATACTAGGTGAATAA
- the def gene encoding peptide deformylase, translating to MAIRQLRFVGDPILRKKARKIEKIDDRVLTLLDDMVETMYKEEGIGLAAPQVGILKRAIVIDIGEGLMKIINPEIVHEQGEVIDIEGCLSIPDESGKVKRPEKVKVKYQNEEGKEVIVEAEELLARALCHEIDHLDGVLYIDKLEKEEE from the coding sequence ATGGCAATAAGACAATTAAGATTTGTAGGAGATCCAATATTAAGAAAAAAGGCAAGAAAAATCGAAAAAATAGATGATAGAGTTTTAACATTATTAGATGATATGGTAGAAACTATGTATAAAGAAGAGGGTATAGGGCTTGCTGCACCACAAGTTGGCATTTTAAAAAGAGCTATAGTTATAGATATAGGTGAAGGGCTTATGAAAATAATAAATCCAGAAATAGTGCATGAACAAGGAGAAGTAATAGATATTGAAGGATGTCTTAGTATACCTGATGAATCAGGGAAGGTTAAAAGACCTGAAAAGGTAAAGGTTAAGTATCAAAATGAAGAAGGAAAAGAAGTAATTGTTGAAGCTGAAGAATTGCTTGCTCGTGCATTATGTCATGAGATTGATCACTTAGATGGAGTACTATATATTGATAAATTAGAAAAAGAAGAGGAATAA
- a CDS encoding Stp1/IreP family PP2C-type Ser/Thr phosphatase, with the protein MKYGACTDVGKVRKSNQDSYYINYNDSLPVFAVADGMGGHNGGEIASSITVEVIKNNVDIYFNRVMEEKYNIEKFIRKTLELSNEEIYNTAKKNKEYKGMGTTVTMGAIINDILYIGHIGDSRAYILRGDTIKKITEDHSLVAELLKKGSITKEEAINHPQKNIITRALGTDKNADIDIFSYCLEKNDVILFCTDGLTNMINEDEIREVINNSIEIQEVCETLVNIANENGGYDNSTAVIIKFVK; encoded by the coding sequence ATGAAGTATGGTGCTTGTACAGATGTAGGAAAAGTTAGAAAATCGAATCAAGATTCCTACTATATAAACTACAATGATTCTCTTCCAGTTTTTGCTGTTGCAGATGGTATGGGTGGACATAATGGTGGAGAAATAGCTAGTAGTATAACTGTTGAAGTTATTAAAAACAATGTTGATATTTATTTTAATAGAGTTATGGAAGAAAAATATAATATTGAAAAGTTTATAAGAAAGACACTAGAACTGAGTAATGAAGAGATTTATAATACTGCTAAAAAAAATAAAGAATATAAGGGTATGGGTACTACAGTAACTATGGGAGCTATTATAAATGATATACTCTATATTGGCCATATTGGTGATAGTAGAGCATATATTTTACGTGGTGATACTATAAAAAAAATAACTGAAGACCATTCACTTGTAGCTGAACTATTAAAAAAAGGTAGCATAACAAAGGAAGAAGCTATAAATCATCCTCAAAAAAATATAATTACTAGAGCACTTGGGACTGATAAAAATGCCGATATTGATATTTTTAGCTATTGTTTAGAAAAAAATGATGTAATACTTTTTTGTACTGATGGTTTAACTAATATGATAAATGAAGATGAAATAAGAGAAGTTATTAATAATTCTATTGAAATTCAAGAAGTTTGTGAAACTCTTGTAAATATTGCTAATGAAAATGGTGGTTATGATAATTCTACGGCTGTTATAATAAAGTTTGTTAAATAA
- the rsmB gene encoding 16S rRNA (cytosine(967)-C(5))-methyltransferase RsmB has product MKNNARKIAIEILELIENEKAYSNIEINKKVKLLEDIREQNFVRELVYGVLENKLYIDNIISQFSNTKINKIDNIILQILRTGVYQIYFMKNIPESAVCNEAVKIAKNKNKKRLSGFVNGILRNISRNKNKEFLPDKSTKLVDYLSIKYSHPKWMVKHFIDDYNEDFTEKLLSFNNEKPPLIIRVNRLKIDRESLMNKFMDYNIKTERTKYSKDGLVVHKPKNITGLEEFKKGFFTIQDESSQLVAQIMNPKEGSNVIDVCSAPGGKSTHIAELMNNKGSILSRDIFEHKLNLIEQNSKRLGIDIINTENFDALKFDKKIQDSMDYCLVDAPCSGLGLLRRKPDIRWNKSKEDIEDLSNIQLNILEIASKYLKKGGILIYSTCTISKKENIEVVNKFLKNNINYKLEKIDNLYFEDKSKLEEGHITLLPNIHGTDGFFIAKIKRIR; this is encoded by the coding sequence ATGAAAAATAACGCTAGAAAGATAGCAATTGAAATTCTTGAATTAATTGAAAATGAAAAAGCATATTCAAATATTGAAATAAATAAAAAAGTTAAATTATTAGAGGATATAAGAGAACAAAATTTTGTTAGAGAGTTAGTGTATGGTGTGTTAGAAAACAAACTTTATATTGATAATATAATTTCACAATTTTCTAATACGAAAATAAATAAAATTGATAATATTATATTACAAATATTAAGAACAGGAGTTTATCAGATTTATTTTATGAAAAATATACCTGAGAGTGCTGTTTGTAATGAAGCAGTTAAAATTGCAAAGAATAAAAATAAGAAAAGACTTTCAGGATTTGTCAATGGGATTTTACGAAATATATCCAGAAATAAAAACAAAGAGTTTTTACCAGATAAATCAACAAAACTAGTAGATTATCTTTCTATTAAATATTCTCATCCAAAGTGGATGGTTAAACATTTTATTGATGATTATAATGAAGATTTTACTGAAAAATTACTAAGTTTCAATAATGAGAAACCTCCATTAATAATAAGGGTAAATAGATTAAAAATTGATAGAGAGAGTTTAATGAATAAATTTATGGACTATAATATAAAAACAGAAAGAACTAAATATTCTAAGGATGGACTAGTAGTTCATAAACCTAAAAACATAACAGGTTTAGAAGAATTTAAAAAAGGTTTTTTTACAATACAAGATGAATCTTCTCAACTTGTAGCTCAAATAATGAATCCTAAAGAGGGAAGTAATGTGATTGATGTTTGTAGCGCACCTGGAGGTAAATCTACTCATATTGCTGAATTAATGAATAACAAAGGGTCAATATTATCTAGAGATATATTTGAACACAAATTAAATCTTATTGAACAAAATTCTAAAAGACTTGGAATAGATATAATTAATACTGAAAATTTCGATGCACTTAAATTTGATAAAAAAATTCAAGATTCTATGGATTATTGTTTAGTAGATGCACCTTGTTCTGGATTAGGGCTTTTAAGAAGAAAACCAGATATAAGGTGGAATAAAAGTAAAGAAGATATAGAGGACTTATCAAATATTCAATTAAATATTCTTGAAATAGCTTCAAAATATTTAAAAAAAGGTGGTATACTAATATATAGCACATGTACCATATCTAAAAAAGAAAATATTGAAGTGGTTAATAAATTTTTAAAAAATAATATAAATTATAAATTAGAAAAAATTGATAATTTATATTTTGAAGATAAATCTAAACTAGAAGAAGGACATATAACTTTATTACCTAATATTCATGGAACTGATGGGTTTTTCATTGCGAAAATAAAACGTATAAGATAA